Within Triticum dicoccoides isolate Atlit2015 ecotype Zavitan chromosome 1B, WEW_v2.0, whole genome shotgun sequence, the genomic segment AAATTAACAGAGTTTGTCCATGGACTGTCACATGCAGCAACATAGCACTAGTGCTCTTGTGCTTGAGCAAGAAGAATATATATAATACACGGGCAGCAGAGTTCGTGCCAATAGAATACAGCGGCAGTGAGTAGTAGTAATTAACATGCAGCAGTTAGACAATTCACATGAACATGCTAACAAGTTAAGGCAGCATTGAAGCAACGGGTAGCAGTATCCACAAAAGCAACAATATAAGCTATGACAAGCTCACTTGAAACTTGGCATATAAACAAAGTGATGGGTGAGACAAGAGCAGCAGGTGGTGCTTGGCCTCCAGGTACCCTATAACCTCGCCCGTCGGCAGCTGGTTCTTCCTCACCTATACCAATACACAAGCAGTCAAGAACACAAGAAAATGAAAAGAATACTCAGTTTCGATGGATCAACATACAACACAACCAAGGCAGTTATAAGAAATAAATGACGGTCTTTCATCAGCAACATGGAGGAACATAAATGGAGGAACACCTAGAGGGGCATttcttttcattttgatgtttcagACATCTATCATTGTTTCACTCAGCAAATCCAGAGAGCAAACATACAATGTGGATAATAATCAAATTAAGCATTTCAGAGGGCCAAACCAGCCAATGATTTTGTGGCCTACGAAGCTAATGGCACACTACCACACCAGTAAGCAGAAAAATCAAATTTCTCCCTTAGGTGTAATGTTTGGCACACTACCTACTGGTGAGTCAATTCACTTTACGTTGCTATTGAAATTAAGTTCAGGAGTAGGATGCACCTAAACTTAAGTAAGTTGACATTAGAACTGACACACACAGGAGGGACTAATAGTCAACAGTATTAACGCTGAAATACTGCAGTATCTGATTCGAACAAACAAATTACTTTAACAATCTCCAGTCACACATGTTGTCTGGAAAACACAACACTAGGAAATCCTCATCGTCTTGCATAATCCTGACTGCATACTGCAATACCCATCCAACAATTTTGATCGGTGAAATAGGCAGACATCAGACAACTTGCAGGTTGCAGCAACTTATTTGGGTATTATTCAGAGGTCTGTGTGTGGTAACACCCTAACAGTAAAGACTACCTGCTACTTCTGCCAAAGGAAGGAGACGCACGCGCCAAGTGGAAGCTCCCCTGCTGCTTGTTCTGGCAGCACGCGACAGCGGCAGCCCCTCATGCAGCACCTGGTCCGCCATAGTCACGTGTTGCGCCACCGGCCGTCGTGACGGCCTTGACTTGCTGGCCATCGCCTGATTTCGCTCCCCCACCCGCTGCTCCGCCTGCAGGTACATATACCAATAACTTGCTCAGGTCAAACAAGCTAGGGCACAATAAAAATTCATGAGACCCTCTCGAACAAGCTTGATCAAAAGAAAAGGTGGAGATCACATAGAAAATAAATGCACAACATAAAAAAACTTCCTGTTTCACCCAACAACAGCGTCATAAACATGTACAAACAGAGAGTTGCTGAATATTATGTACTTTTCATATGTAGCATCCAATAGAACATCGATAAACATTATTAGCTTGCCACAGCAACTTAATTTCTTTTCAAAGGGAGCCATGGAATGTTTTTCACTGTGGGTGATGAGTGCATTCTGTAATACACGGTTGAAATTGTGAAGCACAAACCCAAACCAATCTCCAAAGGACGCCTACCGACCATGCTGTGAATTCAATTATCCTTTTTCAATTCTCCCTCTCCAAAACCACAAAGCATGTGACTATAATTAACTGAAATACTCATATTGAAGTGTAATTTTGTACTTAAATTAAATAAAAAGCTGTCGCGAAGCTTGTGAGTGCACAGATATGGACGGCTAACTCCCTCCTATCGAGACAAGATCCTAACAACCTGTAGCTACCAAAAGGACCATACAATACCAGATGAGGTCAAGCAAATAAGCAAGGAGGGCAAAACACTGGCTACAGCACATTCacttctcatgtattgcgtgaaggttgaaaaagtttgagattatttgagtatgaaacaattgcttggcttgtcatcgggggtatagaagttgggaacatctttgtgtgatgaaaatgaagcatagcctaactatatgattttgtagggatgaactttcttttgccatgttattttgagaagacatgattgctttgattagtatacttgaagtattattatttttgtgtcaatatgaactttggtcttgaatctttcggatctgaatattcatatcaccagtaagaagatttatattgaaattatgccaaagtatcactccgcatcaaaaattcttttttatcatttacctactcaaggacgagcaggaattaagcttggggatgcctgatacgtctccaacgtatctataatttttgattgctccatgctactttatctactgttttgtaatatattgggctttattttccacttttatattatttttgggactaacctattaaccggaggcccagcccagaattcctgttttttgcctatttcagtgtttcgaagaaacggaatatcaaacggagtccaaacggaatgaaaccttcgggaacgtgattttctcaccgaacgtgatccaggagacttggaccctactccaagcagtgctagaggcggtcacgagggtggagggtgcccccctgggcgcgccccctacctcgtgggccccctgacgctccaccgacgtactccttcctcctatatatacctacgtatccctgaacgaacagaacaggagccaaaaacctaattccaccgctgcaaccttctatatccatgagatcccatcttggggcctgttccggagctccgccggagggggcatccaccatggagggcttctacatcaacaccatagcccctccgatgaagtgtgagtattttacttcagaccttcgggtccatacctagtagctagatggcttcttctctctttttggatctcaatacaatgttctccccctctctcgtggagatctattcgatgtaatcttctttttgcggtgtgtttgttgagatagatgaattgtgggtttatgatctagtattatctatgaaaaatatttgattcttctctgaattcttttatgtatgattgagttatctttgcaagtctcttcgaattatcctttttggtttggccaactagattggtagttcttgcaacaggagaagtgcttagctttgggttcaatcttgcggtgtccttacccaatgatagaaagggttgcaaggcacgtattgtattgttgccatcaaggataacaagatggggtttttatcatattgcatgaatttatccctctacatcatgtcatcttgcttaaggcgttactctgtttttaacttaatactctagatgcatgctggatagcggtcgatgagtggagtaatagtagtagatgcagaatcgtttcgatctacttgtcttggacgtgatgcctatatacatgatcattgcctagatatgctcataactatgctcaattctgtcaattgctcaacaataatttgttcacccaccgtagaatacttatgctcttgagagaagccactagtgaaacctatggcccctgggtctattctcatcatatcaatctctatcactttatttacttgctttgtttttattttgctttttacttattactttgcatctatctatcaaaaataccaaaaatattatttagcatctctatcagatctcactttcgtaagtgaccgtgaagggattgacaacacctaatcgcgttggttgcgagttgctatcgtttt encodes:
- the LOC119335137 gene encoding uncharacterized protein LOC119335137 yields the protein MYLQAEQRVGERNQAMASKSRPSRRPVAQHVTMADQVLHEGLPLSRAARTSSRGASTWRVRLLPLAEVAGEEEPAADGRGYRVPGGQAPPAALVSPITLFICQVSSELVIAYIVAFVDTATRCFNAALTC